A part of Vulcanisaeta moutnovskia 768-28 genomic DNA contains:
- a CDS encoding RNA-binding domain-containing protein: MRTEVWVEVRPTEDEDKVKRALSNVFIYDELRVEESEGKKYIVALGIGFKSLVRVHNLIKEQGIEDSARSVLMKGIDGNRVIFHLHKQAAYAGMLTFVTEENESPLGPITFIVETNDPKRLIDWLAPKTSRGRRLYEVQPPEDP; encoded by the coding sequence GTGAGAACCGAGGTTTGGGTTGAGGTTAGGCCCACGGAGGATGAGGATAAGGTTAAGAGGGCATTGAGTAATGTGTTTATTTATGATGAGTTGAGGGTTGAGGAAAGTGAAGGAAAGAAGTACATCGTTGCCTTAGGCATTGGTTTTAAGTCATTAGTTAGGGTGCATAATTTAATTAAGGAGCAGGGTATTGAGGACAGCGCTAGGTCAGTCCTAATGAAGGGAATTGACGGCAATAGAGTAATATTTCATTTACATAAGCAGGCTGCATACGCTGGTATGCTCACCTTCGTTACCGAGGAGAACGAAAGTCCACTGGGGCCCATAACCTTTATCGTTGAAACGAACGATCCCAAGAGACTCATTGACTGGTTAGCGCCGAAAACATCGAGAGGTAGGAGACTTTATGAGGTGCAGCCCCCTGAGGATCCATAA
- the prs gene encoding ribose-phosphate diphosphokinase has protein sequence MAKYLIASFPWSSDVGNDVANALGLIHVTLETKQFPDGESYIRYPIDITTYDGLILIQRAYPEQNNRLIQVMLAMHAAHDLGIKSIHVVLPYLPYSRQDRRFRDGEPVSLQTILSLLSSLGASTIITVDIHKPEAFRINNAQCINIEPFKLYADRLRGISNAVLLSPDIGSLWRVGKVSEYLGAPFSYLEKFRDRVTGEVTMKPKELDVAGKEVFIIDDIIATGGTIIEATKILKSLGVTRVHAIATHCLLLNMADSRMFEAGVSSITCSNTIPTRYTEVNVNQLIINVIRELIK, from the coding sequence GTGGCGAAGTACCTAATTGCATCGTTTCCGTGGTCCTCAGACGTGGGTAATGATGTAGCAAATGCCCTAGGGCTAATCCACGTGACCCTTGAGACAAAGCAATTCCCAGATGGTGAATCATACATTAGATACCCCATTGATATTACGACATATGACGGCTTAATACTCATTCAGAGAGCTTATCCTGAGCAAAATAATAGGTTAATCCAGGTAATGCTCGCAATGCATGCAGCGCATGATTTGGGCATTAAGAGCATTCATGTTGTTCTACCTTACTTACCATATTCACGGCAAGATAGGAGATTTAGGGATGGTGAACCTGTGAGTCTACAAACCATTCTCTCATTGTTATCATCACTTGGCGCCTCAACAATAATTACCGTGGATATTCATAAACCCGAAGCCTTTAGGATTAATAATGCACAATGCATTAATATCGAGCCCTTTAAACTATATGCAGATAGACTTAGGGGAATTAGCAATGCCGTATTGCTAAGCCCTGACATTGGTTCCCTATGGAGAGTTGGGAAGGTTAGTGAGTATTTAGGGGCGCCATTTAGTTACCTTGAGAAGTTCCGTGATAGGGTTACAGGCGAGGTCACAATGAAGCCTAAGGAACTCGATGTTGCTGGTAAGGAGGTCTTTATAATAGATGATATAATAGCGACTGGCGGCACAATAATAGAGGCCACAAAAATATTAAAGTCTCTAGGTGTGACTAGGGTTCATGCAATCGCAACGCACTGTCTATTACTGAACATGGCCGATTCAAGGATGTTTGAGGCTGGTGTATCGTCAATAACGTGCTCCAACACAATACCAACAAGGTATACCGAGGTTAATGTAAATCAGTTAATTATTAACGTAATTCGAGAGTTAATTAAATAG
- a CDS encoding adenosine-specific kinase translates to MSQGIKFEVIDVPIPEGTNVIVGHSHFIKTLEDVYEALVNSVPNIKFGLAFCEASGKRLIRHEGTDDELRKLAIDLCGRIAAGHTFVIYLRNAWPINVLNALKHVVEVVNIYAATANPLSIIVAEIAPERRGVVGVVDGHSPLGVEGDSDIKERRELIRRFGYKL, encoded by the coding sequence ATGTCTCAGGGTATAAAGTTTGAGGTAATAGACGTACCAATTCCGGAGGGTACAAATGTAATTGTTGGCCATAGTCACTTCATAAAGACTCTTGAAGATGTATATGAAGCCCTGGTAAATTCGGTACCTAATATAAAGTTTGGATTGGCCTTTTGTGAAGCCTCTGGTAAGAGGTTAATTAGGCATGAAGGTACTGATGATGAATTAAGGAAGTTAGCAATAGATTTATGTGGTAGGATTGCCGCTGGTCACACGTTCGTGATCTACCTAAGAAATGCATGGCCAATAAACGTATTAAATGCATTGAAACATGTGGTAGAGGTCGTGAATATATACGCAGCCACTGCAAACCCTCTCTCTATTATTGTTGCCGAGATAGCTCCTGAAAGGAGGGGTGTGGTTGGTGTTGTTGATGGTCACTCACCACTTGGTGTTGAGGGTGATTCCGATATTAAGGAGCGTAGAGAATTAATTAGGAGGTTTGGTTATAAGCTTTAG
- a CDS encoding type II/IV secretion system ATPase subunit, giving the protein MDNYVVPVSIEGFTFKVPVSITTKENTYYYIVKEPKCDTQCLDLKSRVIEIMRQRNTTILDAVNNAIRNTSSKQLVESVVYYLLRDLKGYGPITVPLSDMNIEEVELNNWLHPITVVHRDLPGIRLVTNIRFNSEIEAKDFIMSISKRGLPRSISLLKPYLETILPEGHRFTGTIGEITIGPTFSIRKFPPQPLTLEELMLKETLKPSAAAYLWLIAELKGFIMITGPMSSGKTTLLSAIASKLPTYSKIVTIEDTPEIRLPHPHWIRMFTRESDDEKSRIEMFDLVKLAVRYRPDYIIVGEVRGEEVHALFQASALGHGMLTTFHASSPEELLIRLTNPPLNVNPGNLQLLTTVVFTAIRNGKRIITNIAEPEINNGEIEFKNVLTGTGDIDIERSMKLKILSKAYGIDVKEELIRRERMLRSNKVTDYEIEEVIQW; this is encoded by the coding sequence ATGGATAATTACGTAGTTCCAGTCAGCATAGAGGGGTTTACGTTTAAGGTACCTGTTTCCATAACCACTAAGGAAAATACGTACTATTATATAGTGAAGGAGCCGAAGTGCGATACCCAATGCCTAGACCTAAAGAGTAGGGTTATTGAAATCATGAGGCAACGAAACACCACAATACTTGATGCCGTAAATAATGCAATAAGGAACACAAGCAGTAAGCAATTAGTGGAGTCAGTGGTTTATTACTTATTGAGGGATTTAAAGGGGTATGGCCCAATAACGGTACCACTCTCAGACATGAATATTGAGGAAGTTGAGCTCAATAATTGGTTACACCCAATAACCGTTGTACACAGGGATCTTCCAGGGATTAGGTTGGTGACGAATATCAGGTTTAATTCAGAGATTGAGGCTAAGGACTTTATAATGAGTATTAGTAAGAGGGGCTTGCCGAGATCAATCTCATTATTAAAGCCGTACTTGGAGACAATACTTCCTGAAGGGCATAGGTTCACGGGTACTATTGGTGAAATAACCATAGGACCAACATTTAGCATAAGGAAGTTCCCACCACAACCCCTAACCCTTGAAGAACTAATGCTGAAGGAAACCCTCAAGCCCAGTGCGGCTGCCTACCTATGGTTAATTGCCGAGCTTAAGGGCTTCATAATGATTACTGGCCCAATGAGCAGTGGAAAAACAACGCTATTAAGTGCGATAGCCAGCAAGTTACCCACGTACTCAAAGATTGTGACGATAGAGGACACGCCAGAGATACGCTTACCACATCCGCACTGGATTAGGATGTTCACTAGGGAGAGCGATGATGAGAAGTCTAGAATAGAAATGTTTGACTTAGTTAAACTAGCCGTGAGGTATAGGCCTGATTACATAATTGTTGGTGAGGTCAGGGGTGAGGAGGTTCATGCATTATTCCAAGCCTCAGCACTTGGACATGGCATGTTAACAACATTCCACGCATCATCACCTGAGGAATTACTGATAAGATTAACAAATCCACCGCTGAATGTCAATCCAGGTAATCTACAGTTATTGACTACGGTTGTATTTACAGCCATAAGGAACGGTAAGAGAATAATCACCAACATAGCCGAACCAGAAATAAATAATGGGGAAATAGAGTTTAAGAATGTATTAACAGGCACAGGTGATATAGATATTGAGAGAAGCATGAAATTAAAGATATTAAGCAAGGCCTATGGAATAGACGTGAAGGAGGAACTAATTAGAAGAGAGAGAATGCTGAGGAGCAATAAGGTTACTGATTACGAGATCGAGGAGGTGATTCAATGGTAA
- a CDS encoding 30S ribosomal protein S5 has product MSAESAVEAWQPRTWIGRLVKEGKVKSIDDLFRLNLPIKEPEIIDFFLPNLKHEVVGINIVQRQTDAGEVSQFQVAVVIGNEDGYVGVGMGKGKQVNQAIEKATREAKLNIVPVRRGCGSWHCSCDEPHSIPFKVIGKSGSVEIVLIPAPKGVGLVAADSAKVVLRLAGIKDIWSYTWGETRTTHNLVKATYDALKKTYAFSI; this is encoded by the coding sequence ATGAGTGCCGAGTCTGCTGTTGAGGCTTGGCAGCCTAGGACATGGATTGGTAGGTTAGTTAAGGAGGGTAAGGTGAAGTCCATTGATGACCTATTCAGACTTAACCTGCCCATTAAGGAGCCTGAGATCATCGACTTCTTTCTGCCAAACCTTAAACATGAAGTTGTTGGTATAAACATTGTGCAGAGACAGACTGACGCTGGTGAGGTTAGTCAGTTCCAGGTGGCTGTGGTTATTGGTAATGAGGATGGTTATGTGGGCGTCGGCATGGGTAAGGGTAAGCAGGTTAACCAGGCCATTGAGAAGGCAACTAGGGAGGCTAAGCTAAACATAGTCCCTGTAAGGAGAGGCTGCGGCTCATGGCACTGCTCATGTGATGAACCCCATAGCATTCCATTTAAGGTTATTGGTAAGAGCGGTAGTGTGGAAATCGTATTAATACCAGCACCTAAGGGTGTTGGTCTCGTCGCTGCTGATTCCGCTAAGGTTGTACTTAGACTAGCTGGCATTAAGGATATCTGGTCATATACCTGGGGCGAGACGAGGACAACGCACAACCTGGTCAAGGCTACATACGATGCCCTGAAGAAGACCTATGCATTCTCCATCTAA
- a CDS encoding 50S ribosomal protein L30, with product MQVQESARYSKEAPYTRIAVIRLKGLADTPPDVERALDLLRLRRRYTCAVIDERPSYVGMLNVVKDWVTWGEIDADTLTELLRRRGRLIGNKPLTDDWVRKYGWSSIDEFALAYIMGEVNQLACPENKPWPKSGNKVLCIPKLKPVFRLHPPSGGLRSIKKGFNEGGDLGYRGIAINELILRML from the coding sequence ATGCAGGTTCAGGAAAGTGCCCGGTATAGTAAGGAGGCGCCTTACACACGCATAGCAGTGATAAGGCTTAAGGGATTAGCCGATACACCGCCAGATGTTGAAAGAGCACTTGATCTACTTAGATTAAGGAGGAGGTATACATGCGCAGTGATTGATGAGAGACCATCATACGTGGGAATGCTTAATGTTGTTAAGGACTGGGTCACCTGGGGTGAGATAGACGCCGATACATTGACTGAGTTACTAAGAAGGAGGGGTAGGTTAATTGGCAATAAGCCTCTAACTGATGATTGGGTTAGGAAGTATGGTTGGTCAAGTATTGATGAGTTTGCGCTGGCGTACATAATGGGTGAAGTTAATCAACTCGCATGCCCTGAGAACAAGCCATGGCCTAAATCAGGTAATAAGGTGCTATGCATACCTAAGTTAAAACCGGTCTTTAGGCTTCATCCACCATCAGGAGGCCTTAGGAGCATTAAGAAGGGCTTTAATGAAGGTGGGGATCTGGGTTATAGGGGCATTGCAATTAATGAGTTGATACTTAGGATGCTATAA
- a CDS encoding uL15 family ribosomal protein has translation MVRRFERKSRKYRGSRTHGWGRVGQHRKSGSSGGRGKSGLHKHKWSLVMKYAEDSSGYPFFGKHGFKQPEAIVAARVGINVGELDSMLDELVNKGLVQVVDGKYVVDLLKIGFNKLLGRGKVSRPMIVRAVWVSRKAEEKIRAAGGSVELIRGVVHG, from the coding sequence ATGGTTAGGCGATTTGAGAGAAAGTCTAGGAAGTATAGGGGTTCGAGAACCCATGGTTGGGGTAGGGTTGGTCAGCATAGGAAGAGTGGTTCAAGTGGTGGTAGGGGTAAGTCTGGTCTCCATAAACATAAGTGGTCGCTCGTTATGAAGTATGCCGAGGATTCGAGTGGTTATCCATTCTTTGGTAAGCATGGGTTTAAGCAGCCCGAGGCTATAGTCGCGGCTAGGGTTGGTATTAATGTTGGTGAGCTTGACTCAATGCTTGATGAATTGGTTAACAAGGGCTTGGTGCAGGTAGTTGATGGTAAGTATGTAGTTGATTTATTAAAGATTGGTTTTAATAAATTGCTGGGTAGGGGTAAAGTCAGTAGGCCCATGATTGTTAGGGCTGTTTGGGTTTCGAGGAAGGCTGAGGAGAAGATCAGGGCTGCTGGAGGTTCCGTGGAATTAATACGGGGGGTAGTGCATGGCTAA
- the secY gene encoding preprotein translocase subunit SecY, whose protein sequence is MANSERRFIDAVEPILRFIPTVPKPREALSMGSRLFWTFLAVTVYLLMSITPLYGLSPVTPSFFLSPAIASILGITFGTLAQLGITPIVVAGIILEILVFSDMINVDLEDPEDQAKFNALLKLLAIVFGLLEAIALVTSGQLIPVNALGGTLIVIQLLVATVIIILMDDMISKGWGLGSGISLFILVTIVKQMFAMAFSPFILPGSVIPYGAIPALAAAIYYAIGGKLSYLMSILYQVNFPSLTGLIATIALALIVLYLELMEVSIPVALVQYRGYRYSVPLKLMYVSVLPIIFTAYTVYLVGEGLTLLWSAYNKANTNPFLNWLACAHSTSLGLIPCPNSLLYYFTVVPRNIDATYIAVHIIMYAVLSVVFAIVWVNLAGLSAEDQAKYIVQGGMHIPGFRPSTKVIARFLDRYIRMLTIISGLIVGVIAALGDIAGVFGGGIGLILVVEIVIQYYSLALQEQLFEIYPGLKRLLGKE, encoded by the coding sequence ATGGCTAATAGTGAGCGTAGGTTCATTGATGCTGTGGAGCCGATACTGCGTTTCATACCGACTGTACCCAAACCCAGGGAAGCCCTGAGCATGGGTTCAAGGCTATTCTGGACGTTTCTAGCGGTAACTGTTTACCTGCTAATGTCGATAACACCACTTTATGGGTTAAGCCCAGTGACACCATCATTCTTTCTATCACCTGCCATAGCATCCATACTAGGCATAACCTTCGGAACGCTGGCTCAGTTGGGTATAACCCCAATAGTCGTCGCCGGTATAATACTTGAGATACTCGTTTTCTCGGATATGATCAATGTAGATCTTGAGGATCCAGAAGATCAGGCCAAGTTTAATGCGTTACTTAAGCTCCTTGCTATAGTCTTTGGGCTTCTCGAAGCCATAGCCCTAGTAACCAGTGGCCAGTTAATCCCCGTTAATGCCCTTGGTGGAACCCTAATAGTTATTCAGTTGTTAGTGGCCACGGTAATAATAATCTTAATGGATGACATGATATCAAAGGGCTGGGGATTAGGTAGTGGTATATCGCTATTCATCCTCGTAACCATAGTTAAGCAAATGTTCGCAATGGCCTTCTCACCATTCATCTTACCAGGCTCAGTAATACCCTATGGCGCCATACCCGCCCTCGCAGCGGCCATTTACTACGCAATAGGTGGCAAATTAAGTTACTTAATGAGTATACTTTATCAAGTCAATTTCCCAAGTCTAACTGGCTTAATAGCGACAATAGCCCTTGCATTAATTGTATTGTACCTAGAGTTAATGGAGGTTTCAATACCAGTAGCACTCGTGCAGTATAGGGGGTATAGATACTCAGTGCCGTTGAAGCTAATGTACGTATCAGTACTACCCATAATATTCACCGCATACACTGTTTACTTAGTAGGTGAGGGCTTAACACTTCTCTGGAGCGCGTATAACAAGGCGAATACTAACCCATTCCTTAACTGGCTGGCTTGTGCGCACTCGACATCTCTAGGCCTAATACCATGCCCCAACTCACTGCTCTATTACTTCACGGTTGTTCCTAGAAACATAGATGCCACGTATATAGCTGTTCACATAATTATGTACGCCGTACTATCAGTTGTATTCGCAATTGTTTGGGTTAACCTGGCGGGTCTAAGCGCTGAGGATCAGGCAAAGTACATAGTGCAGGGTGGTATGCACATACCAGGCTTTAGACCGAGCACTAAGGTTATCGCTAGGTTTCTCGATAGGTACATTAGGATGTTAACAATAATCAGTGGCTTAATAGTTGGCGTAATTGCAGCCCTTGGCGACATTGCCGGTGTCTTTGGTGGTGGTATTGGCTTAATACTGGTTGTGGAGATAGTGATACAGTACTACTCATTGGCATTGCAGGAGCAGTTATTCGAGATTTACCCAGGCCTTAAGAGGCTCCTTGGTAAGGAATGA
- a CDS encoding putative RNA uridine N3 methyltransferase: MRVLRLKPIIDIAIPSDFLAESPDNREAIRKIGYIGRGAAIFQVSRIIVYRHRLAGDRDKAEFIVKNLRYLSTPPYLRKDLFKLDRDLKYVGLLPPLKTPNHAPEGKPERGEYREGIVIKWDGYYSIAKIGDGIYAKVPRPMPLGTRVVVQIDAPTTRDDTYRAHVVPRDRLSIYWGFESEVMDVSKLFDEYSYVVLTGKEGISIKNAIEQINDFLSGDRFLVVFGSPYHGVDEILRAEGMENTLKKYPFINFIPGQGVETVRTEEAVIAVLSILNLIRHLHGSLP, from the coding sequence ATGAGGGTATTAAGGTTAAAACCAATTATTGATATTGCAATACCCAGTGACTTTCTTGCGGAGTCTCCTGACAATAGGGAGGCAATTAGAAAGATTGGTTATATTGGTAGGGGTGCCGCGATATTCCAGGTAAGTAGGATTATTGTTTATAGGCATAGGCTGGCTGGCGATAGGGATAAGGCTGAGTTCATTGTTAAGAACCTGAGGTATCTATCAACGCCACCATACTTAAGAAAGGACTTGTTTAAACTCGATAGGGATCTTAAGTATGTAGGCTTATTGCCACCGTTAAAGACACCTAATCATGCACCTGAGGGTAAGCCAGAAAGGGGTGAGTATAGGGAGGGTATTGTCATTAAGTGGGATGGTTACTACTCAATTGCCAAGATTGGTGATGGCATTTACGCTAAGGTACCAAGGCCAATGCCACTGGGTACTAGGGTCGTTGTTCAGATTGATGCGCCGACAACAAGGGATGACACGTATAGGGCACATGTTGTTCCAAGAGACCGTCTAAGTATTTATTGGGGATTTGAATCAGAGGTCATGGATGTAAGTAAATTGTTTGATGAATATAGTTATGTGGTTTTAACGGGTAAGGAGGGAATTAGCATTAAGAATGCCATAGAACAAATTAATGACTTTTTAAGTGGGGATAGATTTCTCGTGGTCTTTGGATCACCTTATCATGGAGTTGACGAGATACTTAGGGCTGAGGGCATGGAGAATACATTGAAGAAATATCCATTTATTAATTTCATACCTGGTCAGGGCGTTGAAACCGTGAGGACCGAGGAGGCCGTGATAGCCGTATTATCAATACTAAACCTGATTAGGCACCTGCATGGTTCGTTGCCCTAG
- a CDS encoding 50S ribosomal protein L3, with the protein MGLKIHRPKRGSMAYYPRKRAESLVAKFRVWPDPRPGKPMLLGFVAYKAGMAHAVFIDDRPTSPFYSKEVIKPVTILDSPPIKVIAFKAYTYDPWKNLKLSLGEVWMPDVPKDIARKIPTLPEKFNKEEMMKKILDNVDVITEIRALVATQPRLSGIGKKTPELLEIPIGGVDDINQLIKYADSILGKDINVTDVFNEGQYVDVAAITKGKGLQGVVKRFNVKILPKWHKHRKGYRRIGAIGPQNPALAFTTPRPGQMGLHKRTEYNKRILKIGLNGAEVTPSSGFPHYGIVKGPYMALEGSVPGIVKRLVTLRFPVRPRPPTYPTGKVQIVWLSTQPLQGA; encoded by the coding sequence ATGGGTTTAAAGATTCATAGGCCTAAGCGCGGATCCATGGCTTACTACCCAAGGAAGCGAGCCGAGTCCCTAGTGGCTAAGTTCAGGGTATGGCCAGATCCACGGCCTGGTAAGCCCATGTTGCTTGGTTTCGTGGCGTATAAAGCAGGTATGGCGCATGCCGTGTTCATAGATGATAGGCCAACGAGTCCCTTCTACAGTAAGGAAGTTATTAAGCCAGTCACAATATTGGACTCACCACCAATTAAGGTAATAGCCTTTAAGGCCTACACGTACGATCCCTGGAAAAACCTAAAGTTGAGCCTTGGCGAGGTTTGGATGCCTGATGTGCCTAAGGACATTGCTAGGAAAATACCAACACTTCCAGAGAAGTTTAACAAGGAGGAGATGATGAAGAAGATACTTGATAATGTGGATGTAATTACGGAGATTAGAGCCCTCGTAGCAACACAACCAAGACTTAGTGGCATTGGCAAGAAAACCCCAGAGCTTCTGGAGATACCCATTGGTGGTGTTGATGATATTAATCAATTAATTAAGTATGCTGATTCAATATTGGGTAAGGACATTAATGTAACCGACGTGTTTAATGAGGGTCAATATGTTGATGTCGCCGCAATAACGAAGGGTAAGGGATTACAGGGTGTGGTTAAGAGGTTCAACGTTAAGATATTACCAAAATGGCACAAGCATAGGAAGGGTTATAGGAGGATTGGAGCCATTGGTCCGCAAAACCCAGCTCTGGCCTTCACAACGCCAAGACCTGGTCAAATGGGTCTGCATAAGAGGACGGAGTATAACAAGAGGATACTCAAGATAGGTCTTAATGGTGCTGAGGTAACCCCAAGCTCCGGCTTTCCGCATTATGGTATAGTTAAGGGACCTTACATGGCCCTTGAAGGTTCAGTACCTGGTATTGTTAAGAGACTTGTGACACTTAGGTTCCCAGTAAGACCTAGACCGCCAACATACCCAACTGGTAAGGTTCAAATAGTCTGGTTATCAACACAGCCACTGCAGGGTGCATGA
- the rpl4p gene encoding 50S ribosomal protein L4: MSMVSLDMSPLIRPLYNVPSVVKVFDINGNAINEIELPSQFFEPIRPDLILRAYISALTARLQPKGTDPMAGKRTTAVSFGIGLGIARVPRVKGSLWPTARLAPNVVKGRRAHPPKVEKVLHERINKRERRKAIRSAIAATAIKDLVIARGHTVDKVPQIPLIVNDDFERISVMADLKKSLESLGLWDDIERVAERIRIRSGKGKMRGRRYKEGKSLLIVVSSTDASIIKVARNLPGVDVVPVRNLGVLYLAPGGVPGRLTLWTSSAIEELRKGLFMG; encoded by the coding sequence ATGAGCATGGTATCCCTAGACATGTCACCATTAATAAGGCCTTTGTATAATGTACCAAGTGTTGTGAAGGTATTCGATATAAATGGTAATGCTATTAATGAAATAGAATTGCCTTCCCAATTCTTCGAACCCATAAGACCTGACTTAATACTCAGGGCCTACATAAGTGCATTGACGGCTAGGCTTCAGCCCAAGGGAACAGATCCAATGGCTGGTAAGAGGACCACGGCAGTGAGTTTTGGTATAGGGCTTGGTATTGCCAGGGTTCCTAGGGTTAAGGGTAGCCTATGGCCAACCGCTAGGTTAGCGCCAAACGTTGTTAAGGGTAGGAGGGCACATCCACCTAAGGTTGAGAAGGTTCTTCATGAGAGGATTAATAAGAGGGAGCGTAGGAAGGCCATTAGGTCCGCCATAGCCGCTACGGCAATAAAGGACCTAGTAATTGCTAGGGGTCATACTGTTGATAAGGTTCCGCAGATACCACTTATTGTCAATGATGATTTTGAGAGAATTAGTGTTATGGCTGATTTGAAGAAGTCGCTTGAATCATTGGGTCTTTGGGATGATATTGAGAGGGTTGCTGAGAGGATTAGGATTAGGTCTGGTAAGGGTAAGATGAGGGGTAGGAGGTATAAGGAGGGGAAGAGTTTGTTAATTGTTGTTTCATCCACTGATGCATCGATTATTAAGGTGGCAAGGAACCTACCTGGCGTTGATGTTGTTCCTGTGAGAAACTTAGGCGTGCTGTATCTAGCGCCTGGTGGTGTCCCTGGTAGGTTAACACTATGGACCTCGAGTGCTATTGAGGAGTTACGTAAGGGTCTATTTATGGGGTGA
- a CDS encoding 50S ribosomal protein L23: MIVRFVLTEKSLRLAERENKITIVVPRNTTKKEIRDYVEKTYNVKVESVNTLITMTGEKKAYVKLAPEYNAYDLLSHLGLV; the protein is encoded by the coding sequence ATGATCGTGAGGTTCGTACTAACAGAGAAGAGCCTTAGGCTTGCTGAGAGGGAGAATAAGATAACGATTGTTGTTCCTAGGAACACTACTAAGAAGGAGATTAGGGATTATGTGGAGAAGACGTATAATGTTAAGGTGGAGAGTGTGAATACATTAATAACAATGACTGGTGAGAAGAAGGCCTATGTTAAGCTAGCCCCTGAGTACAACGCATACGACTTACTCAGTCATCTGGGGCTCGTGTAA